From the genome of Clostridium sp. BNL1100, one region includes:
- a CDS encoding ABC transporter ATP-binding protein: MVLKVESMVKSFNKLVAVNGVSLKVKEGDILGLLGPNGAGKSTFINAILGLTKVDEGTIEIFGNKISRAAKKKIGFVPQEIAICYELNAYDNVAFFGKLFGLRGAALKEAVKKSMEFTGLWDRRKENPKKYSGGMQRRLNIACAIVHEPELLIMDEPTVGVDPQSRNNILETIKKLNENGTTVIYTSHYMEEIEEICTKVAIIDLGKLIAEGTSESIKNSILTERLTKFEVEDDNGKCESIIKDIEGVISCSVNENGNTLLVKSKKNIDNLPIMIERLVKGGVKIISVNIEQPTLEAAFLSLTGKTLRD; the protein is encoded by the coding sequence GTGGTTTTAAAAGTTGAAAGCATGGTTAAGAGTTTTAATAAATTAGTTGCAGTAAATGGTGTAAGCTTAAAGGTTAAAGAAGGCGATATCTTAGGATTGCTTGGTCCGAATGGTGCAGGTAAGTCAACATTTATCAATGCGATTCTGGGGCTTACAAAAGTAGATGAAGGAACCATTGAGATTTTTGGGAATAAAATTTCCAGGGCTGCAAAAAAGAAAATTGGCTTTGTGCCTCAGGAAATTGCTATATGTTACGAGCTAAATGCATATGACAATGTTGCCTTCTTTGGAAAACTATTTGGATTAAGAGGAGCTGCGTTGAAGGAAGCAGTTAAAAAATCAATGGAGTTCACTGGCCTTTGGGACAGAAGAAAGGAAAATCCCAAAAAATACTCAGGGGGAATGCAAAGACGTCTAAATATTGCATGTGCAATTGTCCATGAACCTGAACTTTTGATAATGGATGAACCGACAGTAGGTGTTGACCCACAATCAAGAAATAATATCCTGGAAACAATAAAAAAACTCAATGAGAACGGGACAACAGTTATTTATACTTCCCACTACATGGAAGAAATCGAGGAAATATGTACGAAAGTAGCAATTATTGATTTAGGAAAGCTTATTGCCGAAGGAACAAGCGAGAGTATTAAAAATAGTATTCTGACTGAGAGATTGACAAAATTTGAAGTTGAGGATGATAACGGCAAATGTGAGAGCATTATAAAAGACATTGAAGGTGTAATAAGCTGCAGTGTCAATGAGAATGGCAATACTCTTCTGGTAAAGTCAAAGAAAAACATCGATAATCTTCCTATTATGATTGAAAGACTTGTAAAAGGCGGAGTAAAAATAATATCTGTAAATATTGAGCAACCAACGCTGGAGGCTGCTTTTCTGTCTTTAACAGGTAAAACACTAAGAGATTAA
- a CDS encoding ABC transporter permease has product MNTLYIAYYTIKRIMLDKRTNIMKILIPIVAIVILGVALKGSFELSNMDIIKVGYLNLDNGKQGETLVKILKEDKSIKELISLVQVDSVDKAEKMISDDKISSLIFIDKNYTKQIESGEKSSVTIYSSKYSDYKLTVVQNIMDSYVNIVNTNIAVAMVTGKPAEYSSSSSIKEIPISINGNRPKAIDYYAVTILVLSLLSGAAFGCELVGEDYIGIMGKRIKSTPVSPVQQYAGKMIGACLSNFVQGLVMVLFTKFVLKANWGSNIFIILAFTLLVAVFATAIGAMLCIMFNDVNRAGALSSLLVPIFTFIAGGYIKIDFGPIKYLSPNQWAHTAFFNTIYNGDQHLVVTNVLALLIATVVISTVSIILARRRTN; this is encoded by the coding sequence ATGAATACATTATATATTGCTTATTATACAATAAAAAGAATCATGTTGGATAAAAGGACCAATATAATGAAAATATTGATTCCGATTGTCGCCATAGTAATATTGGGTGTGGCATTAAAAGGCTCTTTTGAGCTATCCAACATGGATATTATAAAAGTAGGGTACCTGAATCTTGATAATGGAAAACAGGGAGAGACCCTTGTAAAAATCTTAAAAGAGGATAAATCCATTAAAGAATTAATAAGTCTTGTTCAGGTTGATTCTGTTGATAAAGCTGAAAAAATGATTTCTGATGATAAAATATCATCGCTTATATTTATTGATAAAAATTATACGAAGCAAATAGAAAGCGGTGAGAAATCAAGTGTTACAATATACTCCAGCAAATATTCAGACTACAAACTGACAGTAGTACAGAACATTATGGATTCGTATGTCAATATTGTTAACACAAATATAGCGGTTGCCATGGTAACAGGTAAACCTGCAGAATACAGTTCTTCTTCCAGTATTAAGGAAATACCTATTTCAATCAACGGTAACAGGCCAAAAGCTATTGACTATTACGCAGTTACGATACTCGTGCTGTCGCTACTATCGGGTGCGGCATTTGGATGTGAGCTGGTGGGAGAAGATTACATAGGAATAATGGGAAAGAGGATTAAAAGCACTCCGGTTAGTCCAGTTCAACAATATGCAGGAAAGATGATAGGGGCATGCCTTTCAAACTTTGTGCAGGGTCTTGTCATGGTCTTATTTACAAAGTTTGTTCTTAAGGCCAATTGGGGAAGCAATATATTCATAATATTAGCTTTCACGTTACTGGTGGCAGTATTTGCTACAGCGATAGGTGCTATGTTATGCATAATGTTCAATGATGTAAACCGTGCAGGGGCTTTATCAAGTCTACTTGTTCCGATATTTACATTCATTGCAGGAGGGTATATAAAAATTGATTTTGGACCTATTAAATACCTTTCACCAAACCAATGGGCACATACAGCATTTTTTAATACCATTTACAATGGGGATCAGCATCTGGTAGTAACCAATGTTCTTGCGTTACTTATAGCTACCGTTGTTATTTCGACTGTTTCTATTATATTGGCAAGGAGGAGAACAAATTGA
- a CDS encoding ABC transporter permease: MTVLLSNIRRIFKKKLNFLFMLVIPVILTVVVVVGSTGNAVYKVTLVDNDNTKLTQMFSDFLKDKSENIKLVEFKEDEIKNAVINSKIDCGIIINKDFTKNVLSGKDDNVDFYMLEGTNANEPIKLSISSFFSSAKTISKSANQDENLFYQSMDKYLHGSLKLDNKKFDGEAENSERKTLSIGFFSMGLMLLMMSATTLIMKDKEYKTFTRIMTTPVSLRSYFLQNIISFTLVAFIQIVVVLYILWKGYHIDFGGVFPQLVLLSMLFALTCVSIGIIISRYAKKSSHVNATVALLTMPMLMLGGCLWPFDFMPESLQRIGQLLPTRWYMLAATKIFEGKSIADCALQIGLMLAFAFVMFVLTFFRKVDMAKS; the protein is encoded by the coding sequence TTGACAGTATTATTAAGTAATATAAGACGTATTTTCAAAAAGAAATTGAACTTTCTTTTTATGTTGGTTATACCGGTTATTTTGACTGTTGTAGTTGTGGTTGGCTCAACAGGTAATGCGGTATACAAAGTGACTTTGGTGGATAATGACAATACAAAACTGACCCAGATGTTTTCAGATTTCCTGAAGGATAAAAGTGAAAATATTAAGCTGGTGGAATTCAAAGAAGATGAAATCAAAAATGCAGTGATAAATTCCAAAATTGATTGTGGAATTATAATAAATAAAGATTTTACGAAAAATGTTCTAAGCGGAAAAGATGATAATGTAGATTTTTATATGCTTGAAGGAACTAACGCAAATGAACCTATAAAGCTGTCAATAAGCAGTTTCTTCAGTTCGGCTAAAACAATAAGCAAATCAGCAAATCAAGATGAAAACCTATTCTATCAATCTATGGATAAATATCTCCATGGGTCATTGAAACTAGACAACAAGAAATTTGACGGGGAAGCAGAAAACAGTGAGAGAAAGACATTATCAATAGGATTCTTTTCAATGGGTCTGATGCTGCTTATGATGTCAGCTACAACATTGATAATGAAGGATAAGGAATATAAAACCTTTACAAGAATTATGACAACTCCAGTTTCACTTAGAAGTTATTTTCTCCAGAATATCATCAGCTTTACACTTGTAGCTTTTATCCAAATAGTAGTCGTCCTGTACATATTATGGAAAGGGTATCATATTGATTTTGGAGGAGTATTCCCGCAGTTAGTGCTATTATCCATGTTGTTCGCACTTACGTGCGTTTCAATAGGAATAATAATCTCAAGGTATGCAAAAAAGTCATCACATGTAAATGCAACAGTTGCTTTACTAACTATGCCTATGCTGATGCTGGGAGGCTGTTTATGGCCGTTTGATTTCATGCCCGAATCATTGCAGAGGATAGGACAGTTATTACCGACCAGGTGGTATATGCTGGCTGCGACAAAAATATTTGAAGGTAAGAGCATTGCGGACTGTGCTCTCCAGATAGGATTAATGCTTGCCTTTGCCTTTGTAATGTTTGTATTGACCTTCTTCCGCAAGGTTGACATGGCTAAGTCCTAA
- a CDS encoding radical SAM protein, producing the protein MKKVMFINLYDFSSLKRIQTPLGLLSLYFILKNKTDYDVEICDFNDVYYEGILKDDSFQKNIDCMVDYIIGKKPDIISVYTMCNNYHIALFLCKAIRTKNPNIITLLAGPHATMVAEETLSGFDSIDYIGLGEGEETIVPILNGIFNNNVEGIVGLAYRDGEGKIIANWNSTDIADIENLEVIDFTKVGVEADKIREIGSVDIEGGRGCPFRCAFCSTQKFWGNHFRVKSIPKIISEVEFYMEKLQIKDFNFQHDLFTFNKKYILEFCDEIIKRKMNITWKCSARIDTVDREMLLKMSESGCVGIFFGVETGSKTVQRAVNKNLKLEKVDQVLKGLIESNITAVFSFIYGFPTELGEDLNDTLTMIHRIKKSNITRNFKGTFLIELWPLAFLPGTSMGQNYYDDLKFNEFRGMDFNNSDYTRCPEVNDLVKENKKIFLNFYSIEKNSTVEFKFLNVFIMYLFNFCYSFIYEAMDLIIEHYNNNILEMYLDFFKYNRDEVISFFQNKTIGGILPKYDELGDFFSILDSFIGKSPVCKNASEKYPDTMKTIKSYASMFQGKSNKNSQSSGNVQASMYKVLERRYPKLLLPVEKGMSATEVYRDVVSRGKVYRNSENLFITSDKDFMMHLDTRSEQIELIYMHNRADYKRFIQVMAYRCEPVQIPDKSNVFVLNEVTNWEKIREYKKEYVRLGGNEWEKELETFMSNRKNYTETVIVCGQKSGEAPGYPEHSPDSMENIQFNAKIRLFQQLSSYLSSKNNLKTSDKLTNRLLNDCVALILTTGRYDKDVATAMVNIKNGECFDTAKLQKYITESETIEGLVCKAFKLTSQLEDIAGSYSGDLDDAESLMEHIYLNVIRTL; encoded by the coding sequence ATGAAAAAGGTAATGTTTATAAATCTATATGATTTTTCAAGCTTGAAACGTATACAGACTCCATTGGGATTATTGTCTTTATACTTTATTTTAAAGAACAAAACAGATTACGATGTAGAGATATGTGATTTTAATGATGTGTACTATGAAGGTATTCTGAAGGATGATAGTTTCCAGAAGAATATTGATTGTATGGTTGATTATATTATCGGAAAGAAGCCCGATATAATAAGTGTTTACACAATGTGTAACAACTATCACATAGCTCTGTTTTTGTGCAAGGCAATCAGAACAAAGAATCCCAATATTATAACACTACTTGCGGGCCCTCATGCAACTATGGTTGCTGAAGAAACACTAAGCGGATTTGATTCTATTGATTATATTGGTTTGGGTGAAGGTGAGGAAACAATTGTCCCTATACTAAATGGTATTTTCAATAATAATGTTGAGGGAATTGTCGGTTTGGCGTATAGAGATGGTGAAGGCAAAATCATAGCCAATTGGAACAGTACTGATATTGCAGATATTGAAAACCTGGAAGTAATTGATTTTACTAAGGTAGGGGTTGAGGCTGATAAAATCAGGGAAATTGGGTCTGTTGATATTGAAGGCGGAAGAGGATGTCCTTTCAGATGTGCTTTTTGCTCAACGCAAAAATTCTGGGGAAACCATTTCAGGGTCAAAAGTATCCCAAAGATTATTTCTGAAGTAGAGTTTTATATGGAGAAACTTCAGATCAAGGATTTCAATTTCCAACATGACTTATTTACTTTTAATAAGAAATACATTCTTGAGTTTTGTGATGAAATAATTAAAAGAAAAATGAATATAACATGGAAGTGCAGTGCAAGAATTGACACGGTAGACCGTGAAATGCTCCTTAAAATGTCTGAATCCGGATGTGTAGGAATATTTTTTGGAGTTGAGACCGGGTCAAAAACAGTTCAAAGGGCTGTAAACAAAAACTTAAAGCTTGAAAAGGTGGATCAGGTTCTAAAAGGGTTGATAGAAAGTAATATAACAGCGGTGTTTTCCTTTATTTATGGATTCCCAACTGAGCTGGGAGAAGACCTGAATGATACTCTTACCATGATACACCGGATTAAGAAAAGTAATATTACACGAAATTTTAAAGGAACATTTTTGATTGAATTGTGGCCGCTGGCATTCCTACCGGGTACAAGCATGGGGCAAAACTATTATGATGATCTAAAGTTCAACGAATTCCGTGGAATGGATTTTAATAATAGTGACTATACCAGATGCCCTGAAGTTAATGATCTTGTAAAAGAGAACAAAAAAATATTCCTTAATTTTTATAGCATTGAAAAAAACAGTACAGTGGAGTTCAAATTTTTAAATGTTTTTATAATGTATCTGTTTAATTTCTGCTATTCATTTATTTATGAAGCAATGGATTTAATTATAGAACATTATAATAATAATATTCTGGAAATGTATCTGGATTTCTTTAAATACAACAGGGATGAAGTAATAAGCTTTTTTCAAAATAAAACTATCGGAGGAATACTCCCCAAATATGATGAGTTGGGTGATTTCTTCAGCATATTGGATAGTTTTATAGGGAAGAGCCCAGTATGTAAAAATGCTAGTGAGAAATACCCTGATACTATGAAAACGATTAAATCATACGCTTCAATGTTTCAAGGCAAATCAAACAAAAATAGTCAGAGTTCTGGCAATGTACAAGCCTCCATGTATAAAGTATTGGAGAGAAGATATCCTAAATTACTCTTGCCGGTGGAAAAGGGCATGTCCGCCACCGAAGTATACCGAGATGTTGTGAGCAGGGGAAAAGTATATAGAAATAGCGAGAATCTGTTTATAACCTCGGATAAAGATTTTATGATGCATTTGGATACAAGGTCTGAACAAATAGAGCTTATATATATGCATAACCGCGCTGACTATAAAAGATTTATTCAAGTAATGGCATATCGTTGTGAACCTGTACAAATACCTGACAAATCAAATGTTTTTGTCCTTAATGAAGTTACAAACTGGGAGAAGATAAGAGAGTATAAAAAGGAATATGTCCGGCTGGGGGGAAATGAGTGGGAAAAAGAGCTGGAGACTTTCATGAGCAACCGTAAAAATTATACGGAAACAGTTATTGTATGTGGTCAAAAGTCAGGTGAGGCTCCCGGTTATCCGGAACATAGTCCGGATTCAATGGAAAATATCCAATTCAATGCAAAAATCAGACTGTTTCAGCAACTTTCATCTTACCTATCTTCAAAAAACAATTTGAAAACCAGTGATAAATTGACTAATAGACTTTTAAATGACTGTGTTGCACTGATTTTAACTACAGGTCGGTATGATAAGGATGTAGCTACGGCAATGGTAAATATAAAGAATGGAGAATGCTTTGATACAGCCAAGCTCCAGAAATATATTACCGAGAGTGAAACTATAGAAGGGCTAGTTTGCAAAGCTTTCAAGCTGACTTCCCAGTTGGAAGACATAGCCGGCAGCTACAGCGGAGATTTGGATGATGCAGAAAGCTTAATGGAACACATTTATTTGAATGTGATCAGAACATTATAG